A stretch of Panthera uncia isolate 11264 chromosome A1 unlocalized genomic scaffold, Puncia_PCG_1.0 HiC_scaffold_16, whole genome shotgun sequence DNA encodes these proteins:
- the GPR18 gene encoding N-arachidonyl glycine receptor, with protein MTTPHDQAQPGPYNTSHPEEYKIAALVFYSCIFIIGLFVNATALWVFSCTTKKRTTVTIYMMNVALLDLIFIMSLPFRMFYYARGEWPFGEYFCQILGALTVFYPSIALWLFAFISADRYMAIVQPKYAKELKNTGKAVLTCVGIWIMTLTTTIPLLLLYEDPDKASTPATCLKISDIIHLKAINMLNFTRLIFFFLIPLFIMIGCYLIIIHSLLHGKTSKLKPKVKEKSIRIIITLVVQVLVCFMPFHICFAFLMLEGEENSYNPWGAFTTFLMNLSTCLDVILYYIVSKQFQARVISVMLYRNYLRSVRRKSFRSGSLRSLSNVNSEML; from the coding sequence ATGACCACTCCTCATGATCAAGCTCAACCTGGCCCTTATAACACCTCACACCCAGAAGAATACAAGATTGCAGCCCTTGTCTTCTACAGCTGTATCTTCATAATCGGATTATTTGTTAATGCCACTGCCTTATGGGTTTTTAGTTGTACCACCAAGAAGAGAACCACTGTAACCATCTATATGATGAATGTGGCATTACTGGACTTAATATTTATAATGAGCTTACCCTTTCGGATGTTTTATTACGCAAGAGGCGAGTGGCCATTTGGAGAGTACTTCTGCCAGATTCTTGGGGCTCTGACGGTGTTTTATCCAAGTATTGCTCTAtggctttttgcttttattagtgCTGACAGATACATGGCCATTGTACAGCCAAAATATGCCAAAGAACTTAAAAACACAGGCAAAGCCGTGTTAACATGTGTGGGAATCTGGATAATGACCCTGACGACCACCATCCCGCTCCTACTGCTCTATGAAGACCCAGATAAAGCCTCCACCCCCGCCACCTGCCTGAAGATTTCTGACATCATCCACTTAAAAGCTATTAACATGTTGAACTTCACTCggctcatattttttttcttgattcctcTGTTCATCATGATTGGGTGCTATTTGATCATTATTCACAGTCTCCTTCATGGAAAGACAtctaagctgaaaccaaaagtcaaggAGAAGTCTATAAGGATCATCATCACACTCGTGGTGCAGGTGCTCGTGTGCTTTATGCCTTTCCACATCTGTTTTGCTTTCCTGAtgctggaaggggaggagaacAGTTACAATCCCTGGGGGGCCTTTACCACCTTCCTCATGAACCTCAGCACCTGTCTGGATGTGATTCTCTACTACATTGTTTCAAAACAATTTCAGGCTCGAGTTATTAGTGTCATGCTCTACCGCAATTACCTTCGGAGTGTGCGCAGAAAAAGCTTCCGATCAGGTAGTTTACGGTCACTAAGCAATGTCAACAGTGAAATGTTATGA